The nucleotide sequence CAGCACAGCAGTGACGCTATCCCGATCTAAAGCAGACTGGTCTTCTCCCTTCATATAAACCTGGATATGTTCGTGAGCTTCGAGGCTGGCTCGCTCGGGCTGTACAACAATAGATGACATTTTCGAAGAAGAAGACATTGAGGCTGGCTTGGGCTTCACTTGGGTGAAACTGGTTTGGCGATCGCTCGACGGTGTTTGCGTTTTAGATTTTGACTTTTGGTTGCGCTTATTCTTGTTTGCCACGGAATTAACCTCCTACGGCAGGCGTTGCTTGCCTGTCATCTTGTTTCACCTGCGGAGCCTCACTCTTTCCTACCCAGCTCTGCACCCAGCCACGACCGACATTTGCTTGACCACCCACCTGGAGAAGTCCAGAGAGCAAATCGTGCAAAACCTCGTGGGCTTCGAGAGTTTTCTCGGTTGCAGTGCTGTAGCCCCAAGGGAAATACAAGAGGGTATCTTTGGGGATGCAAATGTCCGTCCAAAACACCTCTGCCGAACCACCCGCTTCCTCCTCGGTGTCTGCCTGAATTTTGTTGCGGACCTGAGTCCACAGGGAATGCTCCATCAACACCTGAAAATCAGCATCCGGTAAGACAATGCGATTTTGCGACCAGGTTTGTGCAATCTCCCCTTGCAACGACAGCGGCCATTCCTGGCTAAGAGCCAAAGCCGGTGAGACTTCTGTGGGAATCGTTTGTACCTCAATCCTGGCATCGGCGACGTGATAGGTTCCTGCACGAGTGCCAATCGGATGTTTGGGAAGCGTCGGACAGGCTTGCTTACTGACAAGAGCACGATCTCGAATCAGGGAGTGGCAACTCACCCAGGTAAAGACCTCGCGAGTGCCGTTGAGTGCCATCGTCCGCATCGGCACCCATAAGAGCCGCGCATCCCCAAACCAGACTTGATGTACCCCCATTTGCTGTCTCTCCTTCTGTTCTTGCCCAAAGAGCAAGTCAGCATAGGGAGATAGAGATTCAACCTCGCGACGCAAACTTCCCCGCAATGACGAGCCCGGAATGTAAGGAAACTGGGTATGGACCTCGCGAGCAATATCCAAAATATTGCCGAGATCTCCTTCTCCACCGCAGTGGATTGGAGCTAAGCCATAAAGATAACCAATACGAAAATCAGTCAAAATTTCACCTCAAAAAGTTGTCCAAAGCATGTTGGAGTAACCCAGTTGATACCAACGTTTGACGTAGTTAGGGGCATCGTCGCTGGCCTGATACAACTGGGGCCGATCGCCCTTGAGAGCATTCAGGTAATACTGACTGCCAGCCGGAGCCGCAAAGACCTGTGGGGACGGCAGACTAGCCTTAGTGCGTCCGCGAGCCTGCTGCTCGGAAGTTGGCTCGAACTGGTAACGACCGCCGATCGGCACCGGCTTATCGGTAGCGACGCTAACGAGGGGACCAGGAGTCTGGTTGGGATTGGCTGGCGTGGCCAGACTCCATTCCCAGGGCCAAGCCCGACAGTAGGCAACCTGCTTTTCCTTCGGAGCCTTGGGGTAAGGAAGGCGGCGACGCTCGAACACACCGGGCGTGGCGAGGTAAGCCACAAGCTGGCCTCCCTGTTGGGAATTCTGCTCGGAAGTCTGGGCGATCGCCTGCCATTCCTTCGCGATGGTTGTGGGCGCGCGGTCGAGGATAGCGCGGTGACCTTCGCCGCCAAGACGCAGAGTGGCAGGACATTGGACATCGAGAGGGTCGCGGAGGGCGATCGCCAAACACCAATAAGGCTTCAGACGAATGGCATTCTCAACGAAATAGCCATCAGCATTCTTCACCTGGCGGGAGCCCGCCTGCATCGAGTTGTGCGGTCGGTGCTCGATCTCCCAAGGCTCAGAGGCATCGTCCCGCTCGGTCGGAGAGCGGGGGCTGCGTCGATTGGTGAATGTGCCCTGGCAGTGGCCGACTTTGAGGTAGTTGAGGAGGTCTTTGGCGGAGATGTAGGGAATCGGACGCTCTTTGGAAGACGTTTCAGGCACCTCAGATTGGGAGTGGTGGATGAGGGGGCTGGGGACGCTGGGATCGCTGAGGAGGACAGAGAGTTCGCGCTCGTCGCGATGGGGATCGTGGAGGTGAGAGTCTTCATCCCATGCAGCGGGCACTAGGGGGGTGCTCCCTTCGAAGCCCAGCGGATGGGGAAAAAACAGGGCAGCCCGTTCGCTATCGGAGCGGCAGAGGAAGGGGCCAGTGAGCGCGAACTGAGTCTTTTTGTTGAGCAGACGACATAGGGCTCCGGCGATGGTTTGGCCGCTGGGAGGGAATTCACTGCCCGCCCAGGCGCGATCGCCGGGGGCGAAAGGCTTAGCATCCCGGAACATCCAGACATCGAGGGGGGTGAGGGTATACCAATGGAGGGCGTTCATGCTTGGGCCTCCTGCGGGGTGCGAATGGCGATGGTGCGGTGGCGGAGGGTAAAGGCCGCAAGCTTGAGCCAGTTTTGGGGTTCGAGCTGACGGTGTTGTTCGAGGGTGGAGTCCCAGAGGGATTCGAGGCAGGTTTGGAGTTTCTGGCTGAAGCAGCGAGCCACGTCATTGCTACCGAAAGCGTCGCGGCGGCTGACGAAGGCTTGGGTCCAGGGGGCGATCGCCTCTCGGACGGGGGCAGGGCGATCGCCCCACAGTTGAGCAGCTTGCTCGAACAGGGCGCTGGTGATGGAGCTGTTGGGATTGAGGTAGGAGCCTGCTTCGCAGTTGAGCAGTTTTTGCCAGGTGTGGAAGGCGGCAAATTTGGCGGTGGCGGTGGCGACGTTGCCGTTGCCAAACAGAATGCGGGTTTGGAGAGCATCTTTCTCGATGTCGCCAGTCCAAGAGTTGGGGGCGACATGTTTTTTGGCAGCCGCTTCCGCTTCCCAGAGATGACTGAGGGCGATCGCCAAAGGTACTGAATGATGCGCAATAATGACTCCGCAACTGAGGGTGGCTTTGTGGCCGAGGGTGAACAGAGGACGATGGGGCAGACCGGGGGTGTCAGCGGGGGGGTGCCAGTAGTCGCCGTTGTGCGCGAATTCGCCAGCGGGATCTTTGGCTCCTCGGAAGCATTGGCGCACATCCCACAACCAGCGATCCCATTCCCAGAGGTTGGTGTAAGCAAGGATGTCGTCGCCCCCGCCGTAAATCAGACGTCCGGCGTAACGGCGTTCGGTCAGGTGGGGCAGCAGTTGATTGGAAAAGTCGAGTAGGGCGCGGCTGAGGGCGTTGTGGGTGGATGGCCCCATGCGTTTTTTGAGTTGGAGTAAGTCTGTGTAAGCACTGCGGAGTGAGTCGCTGGGGTTGGGAAGATCCTCGGGGGCGATCGCGTAGGCGCTGTAGTTGTCTAATTTGCTGCCCTTGAGCCAATGGCGCATACCGTCCCCATCTCCAGCGGCGAGGACGTACCAATCGGCGGGGTTGTTGCTGGGGTAGTACTGGCTGAGGATGTCGGCGATGGATTGACGGTCTTTGATTTTGAAATCGTAGATTTTCTTTTGGATCGCCTTAATCTTTAAGCGGTTTTCCTCGGATTGAGTAGTACTAGGAATGCGTTGTAATGCCTCTCGTTGCTCTTGAATCTGTGGGTTGGTGTCGTCTTCCACCATCCAGCCGGGGTTGAGGAAGCGTGGATGGTAGGACTCGCTCTCATACTTCTGTTCGTGTGGGAAAGTGACTTCGCTTATTAGCCAATCGTCTGGTGGATGGTAGGACTCGCTCTCATACTTCTGTTCGTGGTAGGGGATGCCCCATTTGCCGTTTATCTCTCGGGCTACGTTATTCGCCCATTGATGTTTGGTCGCGATCGCTTTGCAAACCGCTTGAAAATGCTCGTAGCGATCGCCCGTGGCTTCGTATGCCTTGAGATAGCCAGCGACACCGGAGGTGAGATCGGGATAGGCGATCGCCAAGTGCTTGGGACTGAGATCCTCCCCCTCGACGCTGGCCAAGATTTTATGCAAACAACGCTTCAGGGTTTCAGTCGCATTGAGCTGTTCTCTGCCGTCAAATAGACCCGCTCTTTTGCCTTTGGCATGTCCCATTTCCACTTCCCAGTTGGTGCCCCAAAATTTGCCGGTATTGGCTTCAGAGAGACAGGTGGCTTTGTCGTCGGGATAGACGACAGGGCCGAGGCCGGAGATGGTGGAGCGGGGACCGAAGGCGG is from Synechococcus sp. PCC 7336 and encodes:
- a CDS encoding type III-B CRISPR-associated protein Cas10/Cmr2, which encodes MAGALTGYERPEADPQGDRPYLATFTFTPIQDVIKASRKMRDFWAGSWVAHYLAAKICWTLAQQYGPDCLIYPSLFQQPPIDRWLRKQSFTPDTRPFEPLINNPDRHKLLTAGFPNVIVALLPYRKVRAAMQTAAQTLKTVWVKDLGGAAYHYLQNDGFQWMPNLQADNRTWNGWLQHQWQPYWSALPVGSPAQPLAQAASADLVPLEPWLAAQNHACNLKQNGHREAISTPDKPLFQPAERQLIGVLAETQTHPDEPLGVNVGSWWPYIFDQLRFSLAHTKAARVWSLPTAFGPRSTISGLGPVVYPDDKATCLSEANTGKFWGTNWEVEMGHAKGKRAGLFDGREQLNATETLKRCLHKILASVEGEDLSPKHLAIAYPDLTSGVAGYLKAYEATGDRYEHFQAVCKAIATKHQWANNVAREINGKWGIPYHEQKYESESYHPPDDWLISEVTFPHEQKYESESYHPRFLNPGWMVEDDTNPQIQEQREALQRIPSTTQSEENRLKIKAIQKKIYDFKIKDRQSIADILSQYYPSNNPADWYVLAAGDGDGMRHWLKGSKLDNYSAYAIAPEDLPNPSDSLRSAYTDLLQLKKRMGPSTHNALSRALLDFSNQLLPHLTERRYAGRLIYGGGDDILAYTNLWEWDRWLWDVRQCFRGAKDPAGEFAHNGDYWHPPADTPGLPHRPLFTLGHKATLSCGVIIAHHSVPLAIALSHLWEAEAAAKKHVAPNSWTGDIEKDALQTRILFGNGNVATATAKFAAFHTWQKLLNCEAGSYLNPNSSITSALFEQAAQLWGDRPAPVREAIAPWTQAFVSRRDAFGSNDVARCFSQKLQTCLESLWDSTLEQHRQLEPQNWLKLAAFTLRHRTIAIRTPQEAQA
- a CDS encoding type III-B CRISPR module-associated Cmr3 family protein, with the translated sequence MNALHWYTLTPLDVWMFRDAKPFAPGDRAWAGSEFPPSGQTIAGALCRLLNKKTQFALTGPFLCRSDSERAALFFPHPLGFEGSTPLVPAAWDEDSHLHDPHRDERELSVLLSDPSVPSPLIHHSQSEVPETSSKERPIPYISAKDLLNYLKVGHCQGTFTNRRSPRSPTERDDASEPWEIEHRPHNSMQAGSRQVKNADGYFVENAIRLKPYWCLAIALRDPLDVQCPATLRLGGEGHRAILDRAPTTIAKEWQAIAQTSEQNSQQGGQLVAYLATPGVFERRRLPYPKAPKEKQVAYCRAWPWEWSLATPANPNQTPGPLVSVATDKPVPIGGRYQFEPTSEQQARGRTKASLPSPQVFAAPAGSQYYLNALKGDRPQLYQASDDAPNYVKRWYQLGYSNMLWTTF
- the cmr4 gene encoding type III-B CRISPR module RAMP protein Cmr4, producing the protein MTDFRIGYLYGLAPIHCGGEGDLGNILDIAREVHTQFPYIPGSSLRGSLRREVESLSPYADLLFGQEQKERQQMGVHQVWFGDARLLWVPMRTMALNGTREVFTWVSCHSLIRDRALVSKQACPTLPKHPIGTRAGTYHVADARIEVQTIPTEVSPALALSQEWPLSLQGEIAQTWSQNRIVLPDADFQVLMEHSLWTQVRNKIQADTEEEAGGSAEVFWTDICIPKDTLLYFPWGYSTATEKTLEAHEVLHDLLSGLLQVGGQANVGRGWVQSWVGKSEAPQVKQDDRQATPAVGG